The DNA region GGCTACCCACGGTGAGCCCAACGACCGCAACGCCCACCCCCACCACGACGCCGACGGCGACCTGGCGATCATTCACAACGGCATCTTCGAGAACTTCGCCGACCTCAAAGCCGAGCTGGCCGTGGCCGGCCACGAGTTCGTCTCCGACACCGACAGCGAGGTCATCGCGCATCTGATCGGCGCGAACTACGAGGGGGCCGACGGCGGTCCGGAGTCGCTGAACGCCGCGGTCCGGGCGGCGCTGCGGCGGGTCGAGGGCGCCTTTGCCATCGCGGTGGTCGACCGCCGGGCGCCCGAGACGATCGTGGCGTCGCGGCGCGAGGCGCCGCTGGTGCTCGGGCACCTCGACGGCGCGAGCCTGCTGTCGTCGGACGTCGCGGGCCTGATCCGCCACACGCGCGACGTCGAGGCACTGCTCGACGACCAGGTCGCCACGCTGACGCCCGACGGCATCACCGTCACCGACCTCGACGGCAACTCGACCACGGGCCATCGGTACACGGTCGACTGGGACATCGACGTCGCCGAGAAGCAGGGCTACGCGCATTTCATGCTCAAGGAGATCCACGAGCAGCCGGGCGCCCTGCACGAGACCCTGCTCGGGCGGACCCGCGACGGGCGCATCGTCCTCGACGAGCAGCGCCTCGACGACGACGAGCTCCGCCACCTCGACAAGGTCTACGTCGTGGCCTGCGGCACCAGCTACCACGCCGGCATGGTCGCCAAGTACGCGCTGGAGCACTGGTCCCGGGTCCCGGTCGAGGTCGAGATCGCCAGCGAGTTCCGTTACCGCGATCCCATCCTGTCCCCGCACACGCTGGTGGTCGCCATCAGCCAGTCAGGTGAGACAGCTGACACGTTGGCCGCCGCCGCGCACGCGCGGGCGCAGCGGGCGAAGGTCGTCGCCATCAGCAACGTCGTCGGCAGCTCGTTGGCACGCGAGGCCGATGCCGTGCTCTACACGCGGGCGGGGCCCGAGATCGCCGTCGCGTCGACCAAGGCGTTCACGACGCAGATCCTCGCGCTGGAGCTGCTGGCCCTGTTCCTGGCGCAGCTGCGGCGCGCGATGTTCCCCGACGAGTGTCGCGACCAGCTCGGGCGCATGGAGGCGCTGCCGGACCTGATGGAGCAGGTCTTCCAGCAGGAGGCGGCGCTGAGGGAGCTCGCGGCGAACATCGCCGGCGCCAGCTACGTGATGTTCATCGGCCGCCAGGTCGGGCTGCCGATCGCCCTCGAGGGAGCGCTGAAGCTCAAGGAGATCAGCTACCTGCACGCCGAGGGCTTCCCCGCAGGCGAGATGAAGCACGGACCGATCGCCCTGATCGAGCATGGCGGTCCCGTCGTGGCGCTGGCGACCGCCGGCCACGTGCGCGGCAAGATCGTGTCGAACATCCAGGAGGTCAAGGCGCGCGGCGCGATGGTCATCGCGATCGCCACCGAAGGCGACACCGAGATCAAGGAGCACGCCGACCATGTGATCTACGTGCCCGAGGTTCACGAGCTGCTCTACCCGATGCTGACGGTGGTGCCATTGCAGCTGCTGTCCTACTTCATCGCGACCGAACTCGGCCGCGATGTCGACCAGCCGCGCAACCTGGCCAAGACCGTCACGGTCGAGTAGCCGCCGGGCCGTGGCCGTCGTCGGCGTCGGCGTCGACGCGATCGAAATCGCCAGGGTCGAGCGTGCCCTGGCGCGCACGCCGTCGCTCGTCGATCGGCTGTTCACCGAGGCCGAGCAGGCCCACTGCACGCTGCGTGACGGGCGAGGCCGGGCCGCGCGCTTCGCCGGGCGCTTCGCTGCCAAGGAGGCCGTCGCGAAGGCGCTGGGCACCGGCGTCGTGGGCTTCGGCTTCCGCGACATCGAGATCGTCAGCGACGGCGAAGGGGCGCCGCGTGTCGTGCTCGCCGCCGCGGCGACCGTGGTCGCGTCGCGCATGGGGATCGCCCGCGTCCACGTGTCGCTGTCGCTAACCACAACTGTCGCGGTCGCCTCCGCGGTGGCCGAGTCCTGACCGCCGCGTGGCCGTCGGTGCCGGCTGCCCGGTGCTCGGTGCCACGCAACCCGGGCGTGGCACGCCCAGGGTGTCGCCCATCCCGCTCATGATCGTCGGAACGATCTCGCTCAGCGG from Euzebyales bacterium includes:
- the acpS gene encoding holo-ACP synthase translates to MAVVGVGVDAIEIARVERALARTPSLVDRLFTEAEQAHCTLRDGRGRAARFAGRFAAKEAVAKALGTGVVGFGFRDIEIVSDGEGAPRVVLAAAATVVASRMGIARVHVSLSLTTTVAVASAVAES
- the glmS gene encoding glutamine--fructose-6-phosphate transaminase (isomerizing) codes for the protein MCGIIGYTGASSVVDILIGGLATLEYRGYDSAGIAVVTGNGDPRVRVVKRAGKLSNLREILDGTWLDGTTGIGHTRWATHGEPNDRNAHPHHDADGDLAIIHNGIFENFADLKAELAVAGHEFVSDTDSEVIAHLIGANYEGADGGPESLNAAVRAALRRVEGAFAIAVVDRRAPETIVASRREAPLVLGHLDGASLLSSDVAGLIRHTRDVEALLDDQVATLTPDGITVTDLDGNSTTGHRYTVDWDIDVAEKQGYAHFMLKEIHEQPGALHETLLGRTRDGRIVLDEQRLDDDELRHLDKVYVVACGTSYHAGMVAKYALEHWSRVPVEVEIASEFRYRDPILSPHTLVVAISQSGETADTLAAAAHARAQRAKVVAISNVVGSSLAREADAVLYTRAGPEIAVASTKAFTTQILALELLALFLAQLRRAMFPDECRDQLGRMEALPDLMEQVFQQEAALRELAANIAGASYVMFIGRQVGLPIALEGALKLKEISYLHAEGFPAGEMKHGPIALIEHGGPVVALATAGHVRGKIVSNIQEVKARGAMVIAIATEGDTEIKEHADHVIYVPEVHELLYPMLTVVPLQLLSYFIATELGRDVDQPRNLAKTVTVE